The DNA window ATAGTGTGTCAAAATGGTgtcacaaaatgtcagaaaattgtcTTACTAAATATAAATGATGAAGTAGTAAATCCTGATTGGAAAATTTTACTTATGAgcatttttatctttaaaaatgtaacttttCATCTATTTGGGCTTCCTGTCCCTGTTTTCTTCAAATGTCATGTGTCAGCACAACACCAGGACCCTGAAGCTAAATGAAAATcagccatcattcattttattatttacaccttCACTTCACTTACTGTGACGTGTCAAAAGGCCTAAACTAAAGACATAAAACTCCCTCTCTGATATCCAAGACAGTCTAAACAATGGAGActgtaataaatatttaaatgaataaacactAACAAAGCATGAAAAGTCAATATAATAATGTAAATTTTCCTACACATATGGATGTCAAACATCAGCAATGTGATTTATCAGGGATCTTTTCTAAACACACGTTAAAAGAATAGGTCTGGGGGTCcttaaataatgaataataaaacatgaatgGTTTAGTAGTCTAACTGTTAGTGGACCCCCTTCTTCACACAGGTCAAACACGTCACTTTAACAGTCTTTACGACACAGGTGAGACTGCCATCTGGTGGACGGAGGAGAGACAGATGTTAGAATTGTTCAGTGAGTGTGGATGTCCCCTGAAGCCCCTTAATGCCACGTGAGGGGGGAAATAAGTGAGTTGTTATGATGAGAAACTTCCTTAAAATATTGACTCCATCTTTTAAAGTCTGTgcatatctcaaaataatgagaatgTTTCTTAATATTTTGAAGAAAGACTTTAGCCTACCATATGGTGAGTCAAAATATTGAAAGTTTCACTTTGTTTTGAGacagtaagtcattatttcaatAAAGATTCTTATAATCATATTAAATAACTAATTTAAAAATTAGAacatttgtaaaaaacaaacaaaaaaaaaggaaattaccTGGAATAAAAATTATAATtgttctgtaacataatttaaaaatgtggtaatagtaataattatgatttttttcccctattttttttctataatTTCTATAattctaaaatgtctttaactTATTTCAATGCCATAATATTTATAGAATTATTttcaatttgtgggacatttcttaccaagatTGGTAAGATGTAAGATTGTCCCTTTTCCCATGTTTTGAGAAAAATCACACCAATTTCCAGAGGGAAGTTCAAAGGTTTAGATCCTAAAAaaaaggcatctgaaagcagcacaagaaaagtgatgtcgctccaggttttaaaggattaattttctctttttattaatttcttgctaatttttcgggtcatttcttctttagTGTCTCATTGctttcttcccatgtttttaaaagaaatcaagccagttAGCTCCGATTTCAGGCGATTTTAACTGAAAAAGAAATCTGAAGAATTAATTGTCAAAATTGGTTTCATACCTCAGTACCTGAAAGATCTGACACAATGTCCGACACAGTAGCAACACACAgttcatatattttttgttttgtttatttctttcttcAAGTTACAAGGGAagcacatttattcattttttgcttttttaaaaatcagggATATCTTGACTTGTATCCTGGACAACAGGgcttaaaagacaaaaataaaaacattcaaacaaaaaaattatagGCATCAAATATATGTGTCtcattaataaaaaatacagaatacactgatgaatCCAGATGATCCAGCCTGGACAGtggtttgtttttcattgcAAATGACAAATGACTGTGACATCAGGTAGTCCTTGGACCTACAACAACATATATTTGGTTACCGAGGCTAATTAGAGCCGTTTTAACAAGGCTGcttaacaaatacattttttcatcTCGTCCAAAAAAACTGCGACATGCTAGTTTTACCAACTTGTGTTTATTCTCAAACGAAGGTTAAGCCTTTTCAAAGAGATCCTGATATCACTTTTAAAAACGTATAAAGGGAGTAGGCTACCAATTAAATGTTTGATTATAATCAATTTCTctccaaagaagaagaaacagccCATTTTAATGGTGATAAACTaagatttacatttttgtttccttCCAGAAATAATGCTGCACACAACCTGATCTGCAATGAGTGCACGTTACAAACATGCATCAAGATTCAAGCCTGCGCTGAAACACATACCAGTATACCATCATGAAATTTAACAGTAAACTGTCACTGCTCTGGTGAACACCTCCTCTGCACAGGCGCTAACACAACTTGAACTTCTCTCCAGGGGTAAATCAGGACTGAAGCTTTAAACTCTTGTGTCTGAATTTAAATTTGGTCTAAACTGAGACGTCCACTCTAGTGTTTGACACTTCGAGGAACATTTATCTTCTCACCTCGGTGAAAACTCTTTATCCCCAAATCCAGTCTGAGGAGGATTTTTGTTCTGAAACTAAGCTCGTAGATCCCTTAGATTTGGTCCCACTATTTTTGAAAGCAACAGGCCTTCAACAGCGTGACAAAGTAAATGCGACCGTGTTGAATGGCTGAAACAAAGAGCACTTCTGTCTGACGACGTAAATCATCTTTGATGGACACATTTGCATAAGAAGGGGGTGCAGGTGGAGCAGGGGTGCAACATGTCTGTGAAGGATTTGATTCAACAAAGAGTCATCCCACAGACAGAGATGTATTAATTCTCCTCATCTTTACAGGACAGTTAGTCTTAAAACTAGTGTATTATATAAGTATCAAACAATACGTTATGATAGGATTCACCACccgcaaaaaaacaacaaaaaaacccaaaaaaaactAACTATCCCTACGCAAGTCAAACACCTATTATAGTTCAACACAAGCAATAGGCAAAGTTAATAAGTTCAATAATTCAACAAGGACCTGGATAATCTCCACCGAACCTGCCCGGCGCACAGGCGTCCTCCCCATTTCTACAGCTCCACAAAGCCCTACACAACTTTACGTCTGTGTCATGCCACAATATACAAAGATACTCAGAGAATGACAAACACTTTCCTAAAacggagaggaggaagaggaggagatgggTGTTGAAGAGGAGAAGCATCAGGACTGTGAGACTTCTCTGATGGTTTCTGCTCAGGGGTCAGTTCAACACAGGTTTGTAACACGCCATGATTCTCCCTGGATTACattcatgcatgcacacacacgcgcacgcgcgcacacacacacatacacacacacacacacacctaaagacacacatacacatgctgtgGCGTTGTCATGGTTGATGCATTGGTAgtttgacagtgtgtgtgtgtgtgtgtgtgtgtgtgtgtgtgtgtgtgtgtgtgtgtgtgtgtgtgtgtgtgtgtgacgtgtCAGCAGGTTTGTCCAGTCAGAGAGGCCGTCTGCAGCCACGCCAGTCTGTACACGATGAACACATGACTGCACTGAGGCCTTCAGCTCCTCTGAAGTGATGATTGTAATGGCGACTCCTCGGGGCAgcagtgtcaaaaaaaaaataaaggtgaCGTTAAACAAAAAGGGGAATCCACGCTCTTTTAAAGTTGGGACCGCTCAGGAATCGTGGATTGTCGTGCTGCAGTTCTCTGTCAGATGTCTGATGTTGAGTAAAGTGTCCaataaagacaagaaaaaaaaacttgagccCTCCTTCCTCCTGCGTCGGCCTCAATGCTCAGTCTGGACTTCAAGCAGTGTGAAAGCCTCGATCGACGCCACCGAAAATTGTGGAAATGACTGATGATCTCCTTTCTGATTTTAAAAGGCTCTTGGGGGTGAAGAGGAGGGCGACGGGGCAGGTGGTCATGAATTCCTAAGTAAGGGTTAATATTCTGCAATATCATACTGCAAATCCTCGTGTAGCAATAAAAATCCTTGTGTTGCTGTAAAAAATTGTCTTGTTTAAATATGAATATAGTACTGAGTTTCTGCTCTTTAGGAAATGACAGTCTGTTGTGAGGCGAAGGGGACGGGATCTCCCCGTTCACTACAACTCCATGTCTTGAGCCTCGTCCTCCGAAAAGTCTGACATGGAGCTCTCGGAAGAGGAGTcgccccctccctcctcctgctcctttaGAGCCTCCTCTGTGGCGTACTTCTGGATGTActctgaaaaagacaaacaaggaGGTCATGGGCGAGAAAGGTGCCGTGACTGTGCTACGGATAAACTGCGGTCACAGTTTTACCAGTAGACAAAATGATttcaactcaaggtccacttactcaCATGTTTGGCCGCTTTCAAATCACACACTCTTCATCCGCAGACTGAGTTGTCATGATTTATATTTCAGAAATTAATCTATTaagcttaaaggtccagtgtgtaggatttagaggcatctattggcagattTGGCTACCATAGGTCTCCTATGAtttttcagttctgcaacctcactgctagatttCACTAAATCCCatatactggacctttaacttttAATTCAACAAGAATGAGAAGTAGTGCAGATACTAATGGAAAGTTTGGCCATTTCCATTTCCAGGTCAAATGAGCACATTTAATCTGCCAAAAGAAGTgtgattaaaaaatgtgttttcataacctgtttttatgcacatttcaaatttgtgcaaaataaatatacaaaacaccagaaatacattttatcCTTGGCTGAGGTGAAAAAGTTGGTGTatccataaaaaataaaatgcatacaTGACACATTTGATGGCGGCATATGAAAACATCAGATCATCATGGAGTGATAAGGAGACTGTAACTTTCCTCAAATGAATATGTGAAACATTAAGGCCATATTTTACTTCACAATTTCCACATCGCTTTCCACAGTGAGGTTTGACTGGCGCTCTTTTTATTACATCATCTTGTTGCGCCCTCCTCCTCTAGAATAATAAATGGCATCCGTGTGAAGAACCAGCAACAAAAATAGTTTATCTCAATGAACCAACTCCTACATACATAATATTTACATATCAGTTGTGAATGGGTACACATTTTCTTTGGCAGATTTTCTGGAAACATCTGGATTTTGAGCTGCGAGTGTGTGAACCTTGAGTTGAGACCATTTTGTCAGCTGATGTTTTCACCAAGTCTGGTCCTCATTAAATTATCTACTCATTAcaaacaagtaaaagtcctagtGTTTTTAAAACATAATCTGTTTACATTAAtattcacatgcacacatacccTCTGCATGTCTCTGATATAATATAAACAACTGAACAACTGAATTACAGACTGTATTTTAATTGCAGGTTGCAAACATGTCTGACATGGCTTATGATGATATTTAGGCTTCAACAATGTGTGTTGAATCCTTTTAGCTTAAGTAGCTACAGTTGCTCCTTGCAAAATCACAGTTGCATTCTGGGACTGAGCAAGATCGAGAAGAAAAACCAGAGTACTCTATGCCAaccataaacatattttttgtatCTGAACCTTTCATCCACCACTTCAGATTTTCGGTGTGAGTCACCGCTGTGCTACCTTTGATCTTGTGTTTATAATCCTCCGGCCGGTGCAGGTACATGGCGGCTGCGTCCCCGTTCAGAGGGTCGATGGGGTTGGGGTAGGCGAGCAGCTGAGGGAGGAACGACTCAAAGATGTTGGTCAGGTCTGGTGGACATGGAGAGAAAGATCAGTCAGAACAGAGTGTAATGGCTCAAAATCAAACAGCCATGGGGGAACTAAAAGAAGGCATCTTACACAGGGAAAATACGTTCATTGTCCAGGACAGCAAGACGCTGCATACGGTTTATTTTACTATTTCAacgaaaacaaacaaagaacaatGGTGTCTGCAGCCTCTCCTGCACTGGTAGAAAAACCACAAGCTCCTCCCAGTGCCTGCCTGGCCTATACCTGCCTACACATATATGTAAACTCACCTGGTGCGTCCAAACAGTTTGAACCAAAACTCAACAACATAAATCAAAAAATATCAGATTATTTAATCTTACAAAACAATGAGTATTTCCTACACAGAGAACAACACAGCTGCTGAGAAACATCAGTAGGCTGGATGAGCTGTCATTACTCCAACACTGAGTCATTTCATCATGATCCACTAGAGGTCTCTGTTGTATTGAAATTTCCAATGCAAACAGCTGTATAGCTGCACAGTTGTATTGTTTTCTGGTCAGGCATGATCAGTCTCAGCACTGAAAGCGTGAGTAAAGAATTTTATTCGAATTTATAGTAACTTCAACCTTGCTGTGAATGTACATATACTATGTACTGTAGCTAAAACGACAAACAGATCAATATCTAACACTGTGTCTAGACAGGAGCTGTAGCATGAGCAGCACAttaacagcagcagcttcagtgtgCTGTCTGTGCCTACACAGGATGCGTTCAAGCACACTGATGAGTGTAGGTCACCAGTGCTTTGGCAGTTCTCAGAATGCAACACACAATGGCTTTAGTtacacattaaaaatataaGAAAGTAAAGCTGAAGCATAAAAATACCCTTTAGGTAACATTTATGCAAATACAGAGAATGTTGTTGTGTCTTGTCTCTtctgcagctgaggaggaccATTATGTGTTAGAATTAAACAAGTACCGGATTTTCTCCAGGGATAAACATCAATCAAATATCATGTTGAAACCAACTATATTGAATATTAGGATGTTTTAACAACATCATTACAAAATCGTAACGCTATTTCAATTAAGATTTAGATGAGATTACTGACTGCATTGTTATATTTGTCAGCTGCTCAGTCTGTTAGTCATCACAGCTAAAGATTATTATCTCTGCTTACTGCTCGTTACTACGGTGACACACCACCCCCACAAAATACGCAAGTACCTatcagggtgttttcacatacaCAACAAATGTCTACCtgagagaaaaaacacagatggttttaaattttaaaacagTGCATCCTTTCCCATTACACTTTTTGAAACATTGACACTGTTGCAATAACTATCATATGataggccaaaacacaccaatgGCGCCCCTATTATTGTCAATGTACAATCCCACACTGGCGGCAGCTAGACGCACAGCACTTTACGcaactgtcctatttccagcctcgccGCCCCCAGAATTAAACGCATTTCTCCCCCACTCTacttgtacataccagctcacacagcagctcttcttctctgctcctgtggcagcttgactcctctcctcaccatggatgcataaagtaaactgtagctgttgctgtctCGTGTGTGACAAAGACTAGATGACAAGAGACTCATTGTTGAGGTCAAGAAATATCCCGAGCTAAATGACCCACGATCCCATCATTATAAAGACCATGGTCAAGAAGATATTGCCTggcgagtcatagctctggagttcagctcttcaggtgagaaatcaagtttaattagggGCTCTCCGCACAggattttaagctaatgcagaggtggaagaggtacagatctttcagtaaaagtagtgttAACTTTGTGTGGCTGTCTGTTAACGAGTTGCAGTGCAAAGCTAGGGGCAGCACTTGACGCACTTTACATGACACGCTGCACCACAGCAGCGCCAGTGCGTTTTAAGCTTCACAGCTTGATCAAATGAGCTATAACTGAAAGGCCCAAAGACTGAATCTGGACACTGTTCGACAGAGGTTTGGAAGAGTGTTAGGTTCACCAACACATTCACTTTCACTTGAACAAACAGATACAAAGTGAGAAAAGTCCCCTCCAGGTGAGTGTGTCCACCACGTTCTCTTCAGAGTCCTCTCAGCCTCAGGACCTTCTTATCTATCAGTGCGTGACCTCAATACAAGCAGCAGTTATCACTAAAGTGTAAGCTGATTAAACCGAGATGCTCTGCCTGAAACTGCTGTAGAGGCTGCTCACTTtgtgtgggggtttttttttattggctaTCACGGTTGATCAGTTCAACAAAGCCGTCACAGTGAGAGCTGTGGCTGTGACCTACCGTAGAGAGCTGTCCATGTCTGGTTAATAACATCTAAACACACGGTTCCTGACCTGAAAAAGAAACAGCACTGTGAGTACAATATAACAGCCCTGCAGAGGTTGTCAAAGCAAAACAGGAGGAGTGCGGTGTGACATGAACAGGGAAAAAACATCAGCTTTTCCTCCACTGTATGAATCATTTCTTATATGCCAAACATGAAGATAGGCTTCAGGCAATAACATTTATAATTATAAACTTATTTGCATGCAACACCCaggttgttgtcattaaaatTAAATCACTCTTTGTCATGTTAACTAATTAAATTAGTATATAAAGCAATACTTCATGGAGATAGTCACTGCAGAGTGATATCTAAACACTGAAAACTTACGCTTCATCAATGTTGGGATGAAAGATTTTATTCATGAATCCTGTGACAAAAGAAGAGGCAGGTTTTATAGATTGTCGAGTTAGATTTATTATGGAGATTTCGAGACTTTGCCACAACACTTGCAGAAATATTTCATACCTATTGATGGTGATTTGAAGGGGTATTTATCCGGTAGGTCCACTCGGACCTTCCACACACCTCCTTCGTATGCCGCTGGGAGGAAAATATAGATCAATTGAAACGTATTCCCAAACTAaaacagtgtcacacaaaaCGGTTTTATCCAGaacattaaaatgaatgttttaacTCACAAAGAACACTGACTGGATGCTGATATATTGTACAGTACACTGGTGAAATGCTGGTCAGTAAGAGTGTAAATCAATGGGAAAATCTGCATATTCAAACTCACTTCCAGGCGGTCCGTGGAACTTGACCACAAACTCATTCAGTCCACTGAGGATGGTGACCTCATGCTTGCTCTCAATGCTGACGTCTGGTTAAGGAAAAGGCACACCCAAAACACAGGCAGCAGAAGAGGCAGGACATTCAAACACATGTTCAACAAAAACAGGCTGTGAACTTGTCTGGGCGGAGGTCAAACATTGGATCAATAACATGAGCCACGGCTGTGAGATCAATAATTCAGTGTCAGACAAAGCCGACCAGTGGACAACAGGTCCCCTGTACGGCAAAACATCCTCACACTCAGCACAAAGTAACTCATTGAACATGTCGATAGCTTTCACTCTTACAACCAGACTACAATTGATATCACTTTCACTCTTCTTAATatacaggaggagacagagctTCAACTGTCCAACTCAAACTTGTATTCTCTGTAATAAATACACCCACAAAAGGCTCAGTTCATTAAGCATAACTGTGCTGCCGTCACTCAGCTGCGCTGTGAGGACGACTCATCTGTTCTGCAGGTATCTGAAGCCGGAGAAGATGGGAGGTGACTTGGGTGGGAAGGATGTGTCATAATCACAGCTtgtggtgacagagagagacatgaTACCAAGTCAACTGCCTGACAGCCACACAAAGGTCGGGCGTATCCAGTCTGTGTGAGTCTGACACAATGACagattcagaaaaaaatgtgcaaaaaccACACGACATAACTGTTCATCATCCTGTCATAAATCCTTCTGTCATCTCTACCCTAACGATCTAACCAAGGTAACGCAAGGATGCTAATTTGGCCAAACTGCTGGAGCACAATAATAACTCTGGGTAGCTTGCCAGCAGGCAAAATAACTGTAGAccagagaaaaaaaggtttaaaaagcTCAGTCACTCAGAAGGAAAAGGTTTGCAAACCACTGAGCAAGAAGATAGAATAGCTCTAAATGTGATCTGAGGCAGCGGGTCCTAAAATAAAATCTGCTATAGATGTGGACTTGTAAAAATGTGCATCTCTCTCTTATGCCTTTCCCCAAGGGTTTTCCATAGAAACCCAAGCATATGTTCACTCAAGAGTAATGTAACTACCCAAGAGAAAACCTTTAGTTTGAAGAAAAGCTCACAGTACAAAGCAACGTcgtatgtttttttccttaactTGTAAGTTTAGTTCTTATGACATTGAGTTCATCAGCTCTAACACCATTTGTTCATTTTACCTACACTTTAAAAAGACAACATCTGCATAAGACCATACAACAAAACATTTGGTCCAGCCCAATGTGCGTCTTGGATGTACACTGatatttgtgtctcttgtgtGGACAGTAAAATAGTCTGTCCTCTGTCACAGTGGTTCAATTTGAcatatttgatttaaagccacTACATGAAACTATGTATGACATCTCCCATTGAACAGTGGTTTGGAAATTGCTAAAACAAGATCCACACCAGCAAGAACTGATGGATCCTAACATGTTTTCCTCACTGATTCCCACTATCTATTCTTAGATCTCTCATCCATACTTTATGATGgcatcaataaaacaaaacaataataactGTCACAAAAACAATAAGCTTTCTGTGCATCTTTTCACAGACGACAGTGTCCACGATCATGCCTACGGTAAAAATGTACTATGTTATTAATCACCATGAAGCACTGCCTTTATATTCTCCAAAGTACATAAATGATTTTAAGAATACCAGTTTACCCCAGCATCATTAAGTCTGTCTGTACTTGAGCATGTTACATGGAGCTCCTGAGAGAACCACATGTTTAATGTAGGTCTTACTGACAGTCTCAAGTGCAGGCTGACAAACATCAGCATTATAATGAATTAATCATAGGCTCAAAGACTTGTTGAtataaagattaaataaaatatgtacatgttttattattaaactGACTGCTTATACGtctaatatttttatttaaaactcAAACTTTTTAACAACTTTAAAAAATTACCTTAAACCCAAATACTCTGCACATTTGACTAGTCTTTATTCATCAATGGCACCTGAGGTCAAAggtttttaaaaactgtaaacttaatacttcacccacaaaatgaccatttgtgtatcaattagtcatgccgtgttaccttgaatttgtgaagaaaactttgcttttctcacatgcctccacagaaaacagaaagCTTATTGATTCATTAACTGATaagggaccacatttaacaaagaaaactatgtcaaaacatctgtttacaaactttcacacaatttgtgcagtataatccaagtctcatttatccagtcatatgctcagtacttcccaaacacatgtatttttgctaaaaaaaaaaaaaaaacaaaacccaaaacataGGAGTTTGGCTCT is part of the Epinephelus lanceolatus isolate andai-2023 chromosome 5, ASM4190304v1, whole genome shotgun sequence genome and encodes:
- the LOC117262480 gene encoding ubiquitin-conjugating enzyme E2 H-like, with protein sequence MSSPSPGKRRMDTDVVKLIESKHEVTILSGLNEFVVKFHGPPGTAYEGGVWKVRVDLPDKYPFKSPSIGFMNKIFHPNIDEASGTVCLDVINQTWTALYDLTNIFESFLPQLLAYPNPIDPLNGDAAAMYLHRPEDYKHKIKEYIQKYATEEALKEQEEGGGDSSSESSMSDFSEDEAQDMEL